A single region of the Vicia villosa cultivar HV-30 ecotype Madison, WI linkage group LG4, Vvil1.0, whole genome shotgun sequence genome encodes:
- the LOC131594600 gene encoding uncharacterized protein LOC131594600, which translates to MSNIEDNKELGQMDVDASGGSVNMPSPQKQEETLKKKYGGMIPKKPPLISKDHERAYFDSADWALGKQGGGGKPKGPLEALRPKLQPTQQQTRYRKSPYAPSGEEGGSVPSEEDAPSNE; encoded by the exons ATGTCAAACATAGAGGATAACAAAGAACTTGGACAGATGGATGTGGATGCATCTGGTGGGTCAGTTAACATGCCATCGCCTCAGAAGCAG GAGGAAACtttaaagaaaaaatatggaGGAATGATTCCCAAAAAACCGCCACTTATTTCTAAG GACCATGAGCGTGCTTACTTCGATTCTGCAGATTGGGCGTTGGGAAAG CAAGGCGGTGGTGGTAAGCCTAAGGGACCACTCGAGGCTCTCCGGCCTAAACTACAG CCAACACAACAGCAGACGCGTTACCGGAAATCTCCATACGCCCCGTCGGGTGAAG AAGGTGGAAGTGTTCCATCTGAGGAGGATGCACCTTCCAATGAGTAA
- the LOC131594601 gene encoding putative F-box/FBD/LRR-repeat protein At1g78760, whose protein sequence is MDELPDLPDCVLSYIFSKLPVVDLLRTSVLSKKWIHEWGSRTDLNIDIHNMFNQDTLHKTYGDFLVRLDQFILHYPGATIRSVKLNYPLEDDIFSDIVDNFISQVISKGAQRIELLCSKHNSPDIHFITGKDTYKFSFTHTNHSLNYLHLQNCRLSPSIDFTQLKSLTTLVLHLLNLKQHMLSGILSNCVNLQDLTLKNCLYDFDVDITSPSLCHLKIVDHIKLWRTIHWKLWLDIYALNLSSFEFSSRLATFKLNNIKAPKLSKFNCNCKTIPPYVFCGMDKLKQLVLVEVLVPKDILPSLFSNCRKLEELTFWGCTFESSISIISPTLHRLNIIDFDCVPWDLDIDALNLSSFDYRGQLTIRSIKAPQLLNLFWNTTKNEQIPHAFDIIATLPQLHNLSINLSHSNIAILPSSLGPFQHLRKLNLFIGGGDSSDPNYPFFRILDIVMASPLLQELCINIGDTQSGADQRHRKELGGCADSDTYQRLFARHRHLWENMSCLKKITFESGDRFYVGAGIWNTGSGSDDDKCVSSGISFMCERLKDEVMNNDYLSFCSIVD, encoded by the exons ATGGATGAATTGCCTGATTTGCCTGATTGTGTCCTGTCTTACATATTTTCAAAGTTACCTGTGGTGGATTTGTTGAGAACAAGCGTATTATCGAAAAAGTGGATTCATGAATGGGGATCAAGGACAGACCTCAACATTGATATACATAACATGTTTAATCAGGATACTCTACACAAAACCTATGGTGACTTTCTCGTGAGACTCGATCAATTCATCTTACATTATCCAGGTGCCACCATTCGTTCCGTAAAACTCAATTATCCATTAGAAGATGATATTTTTAGTGACATAGTTGACAATTTTATTTCCCAAGTTATTTCCAAAGGCGCCCAACGGATTGAACTCCTTTGCTCAAAACATAACTCCCCAGATATTCATTTCATTACGGGAAAAGACACATACAAGTTTTCCTTCACTCACACTAATCATTCATTGAACTATCTGCATCTACAAAACTGTCGTCTATCACCTTCTATAGACTTCACTCAACTAAAAAGCTTGACAACTCTTGTGTTGCATCTACTTAATCTAAAACAACATATGCTCTCAGGTATATTATCTAACTGCGTTAATCTTCAAGACCTCACACTTAAAAACTGTCTATATGATTTTGACGTAGATATAACTAGTCCCTCCCTCTGTCATTTGAAGATAGTGGATCATATAAAACTTTGGCGCACTATTCATTGGAAGTTGTGGTTAGATATATATGCGTTAAACCTTTCGTCCTTTGAATTCAGCAGTAGACTTGCTACCTTTAAATTGAATAATATCAAGGCTCCTAAGTTATCAAAGTTTAACTGCAATTGTAAAACAATTCCACCTTATGTGTTTTGTGGGATGGATAAATTGAAACAACTTGTCTTGGTTGAGGTCCTTGTACCGAAGGATATCTTGCCTAGTTTGTTTTCTAATTGTCGCAAACTCGAGGAACTAACCTTCTGGGGATGTACATTTGAGTCTTCAATTAGTATTATCAGTCCAACGTTGCATCGCTTGAACATAATTGACTTTGATTGCGTTCCCTGGGACTTGGACATTGATGCATTGAATCTATCGTCCTTTGATTATAGAGGTCAGTTGACGATACGTTCTATTAAGGCTCCTCAATTATTGAATCTCTTTTGGAACACAACAAAGAATGAACAAATCCCACATGCCTTTGACATCATTGCAACTTTACCTCAGCTTCACAATCTTTCTATCAACTTGAGTCATTCAAAT ATAGCCATACTTCCAAGCAGCTTGGGTCCATTTCAACATCTTAGAAAGTTGAACTTGTTTATTGGTGGAGGAGATTCATCAGACCCTAACTATCCTTTCTTCCGTATTTTAGATATTGTTATGGCTTCGCCCCTTCTCCAGGAACTTTGTATTAAT attGGGGATACACAATCAGGCGCCGATCAGAGACATAGAAAAGAACTTGGTGGTTGTGCGGACAGCGACACATATCAAAGACTGTTTGCTCGACACAGACACCTTTGGGAAAATATGAGTTGTCTTAAGAAAATCACTTTTGAGTCTGGTGATAGATTCTATGTTGGTGCTGGAATTTGGAATACTGGTTCTGGCTCCGACGATGACAAATGTGTTAGTAGCGGCATTAGTTTTATGTGTGAGAGGCTTAAAGATGAAGTAATGAACAATGACTACTTATCATTCTGTAGTATTGTTGattag